A stretch of Gemmatimonas aurantiaca T-27 DNA encodes these proteins:
- a CDS encoding PEP-CTERM sorting domain-containing protein: MATQASAQTAVTVAFNQGTAVHTNNTGGAWYGDIGGGYTLADAIIYCIDQTRQFNPAQAAPYNYTMYTFAQFLAGPASTATPWAPANLTLDNLNHIAFLSSTYAVGPSNPGTNASNGAIQNTIWAISAGGNNTPAPGGDFSNYRVLYNGQNQTFLVQVPPGSVVTPEPSTYALMAAGLAGLLVAQRRRRQV; encoded by the coding sequence ATGGCCACCCAGGCCTCGGCGCAGACCGCGGTTACGGTGGCTTTCAATCAGGGCACGGCCGTTCACACGAACAACACCGGCGGTGCGTGGTACGGTGATATCGGCGGCGGTTACACCCTGGCCGATGCGATCATCTATTGCATCGACCAGACCCGTCAGTTCAACCCGGCTCAGGCCGCGCCGTACAACTACACGATGTACACGTTCGCGCAGTTCCTGGCTGGCCCGGCTAGCACGGCGACCCCGTGGGCGCCTGCCAACCTGACGCTGGACAATCTGAACCACATCGCGTTCCTGTCGTCGACGTACGCGGTTGGTCCGTCGAACCCGGGCACCAACGCCAGCAACGGCGCGATTCAGAACACGATTTGGGCGATCTCGGCCGGCGGCAACAACACGCCTGCTCCTGGTGGTGACTTCAGCAACTATCGCGTGCTGTACAACGGCCAGAACCAGACGTTCCTGGTCCAGGTTCCGCCCGGCTCGGTCGTGACGCCGGAGCCGTCGACCTACGCCCTGATGGCCGCCGGCCTCGCCGGTCTCCTCGTCGCGCAGCGTCGTCGTCGCCAGGTCTGA
- a CDS encoding sigma-54-dependent transcriptional regulator: MTDPFLAEPPSSSVPDKGTGLRILVVDDDRTLREGCVSVLQMDGHAVTATGRGDEALDLVRRKRFDLILVDLYMTPISGMEVLKAAVEAHKQVIVVVMTGNPTVASSIEALRAGAWDYLPKPFSASHLQVLIGRAAHAVATTKDVREPVRPAGLVTQSGAGELMSLLGVSPTFRKAVELAQKVAATDASVMISGESGTGKEMIAQFIHKHSRRTARKLVPINCAALPDNLLESEMFGHRKGAFTGADRDKAGLLEMANGGTLFLDELTEMAMPLQAKLLRVLQDGVVRRLGSETQDAVVDVRFISATNRDPQEAVQQGILREDLFYRLRVVPIKLPPLRKRVEDIPLLAEYFLKRSWERHRSHEASAPTFTAETIAFLQSRPWPGNVRELQNVIEHVAVIAEGGRPIAPDDIPIYDEAPVGDGDAGFPAAIMNEAFHSAKDSLVTHFEKEYLARLTARAGGNMSKAARLAGIDRTTLYRLMEKHGFKRDALSGSSE; this comes from the coding sequence ATGACTGATCCTTTCCTCGCAGAACCTCCCAGCTCTTCCGTACCCGACAAGGGCACCGGCTTGCGCATCCTCGTCGTCGATGACGACCGGACGCTGCGAGAAGGGTGTGTTTCTGTGTTGCAAATGGATGGGCACGCAGTCACCGCCACCGGGCGGGGTGATGAGGCGCTGGACCTGGTGCGTCGCAAGCGCTTCGACTTGATCCTGGTGGACCTCTACATGACCCCGATCTCGGGCATGGAGGTCCTCAAGGCTGCTGTTGAGGCGCACAAACAGGTCATCGTGGTGGTGATGACGGGCAACCCCACGGTGGCGTCCAGCATCGAGGCGCTGCGGGCCGGCGCTTGGGACTATCTCCCCAAGCCGTTCTCGGCCAGCCACCTCCAGGTCCTCATCGGTCGTGCCGCCCATGCGGTGGCCACCACCAAGGACGTGCGGGAACCTGTGCGTCCCGCCGGACTGGTCACCCAGAGCGGAGCCGGCGAGCTCATGTCGCTGTTGGGGGTATCCCCGACGTTCCGGAAGGCCGTGGAACTGGCGCAGAAAGTGGCCGCAACGGACGCCTCGGTGATGATCAGCGGCGAAAGCGGCACCGGCAAGGAAATGATCGCGCAGTTCATCCACAAACACAGCCGACGCACGGCGCGGAAGCTGGTGCCGATCAACTGCGCCGCACTGCCGGACAATCTGCTCGAATCAGAAATGTTCGGGCATCGCAAGGGCGCCTTCACCGGCGCCGATCGCGACAAGGCTGGCCTGCTGGAGATGGCCAACGGCGGCACGTTGTTTCTCGACGAGCTGACGGAAATGGCCATGCCACTCCAGGCCAAGCTGCTGCGCGTGTTGCAGGATGGCGTGGTGCGACGACTGGGCAGCGAGACGCAAGACGCCGTGGTAGACGTGCGTTTCATCTCGGCCACCAATCGCGACCCGCAGGAAGCGGTGCAGCAGGGCATTCTGCGCGAAGACCTGTTCTACCGCCTGCGCGTGGTACCGATCAAGCTGCCGCCGCTGCGCAAGCGAGTGGAGGACATCCCGCTCCTGGCCGAGTACTTCCTCAAGCGATCGTGGGAACGTCACCGGAGCCATGAGGCCTCGGCGCCCACCTTCACGGCGGAAACGATTGCGTTCCTGCAATCCCGTCCGTGGCCGGGCAACGTCCGTGAGTTGCAGAACGTGATCGAGCATGTGGCGGTGATCGCGGAAGGTGGTCGTCCGATCGCGCCGGACGACATCCCGATCTATGACGAGGCCCCTGTCGGCGATGGGGATGCGGGCTTCCCGGCCGCGATCATGAACGAGGCGTTCCACTCGGCGAAGGACAGCCTGGTCACGCACTTCGAAAAAGAGTATCTGGCACGATTGACCGCGCGCGCGGGTGGGAACATGTCGAAGGCCGCGCGGCTCGCCGGCATCGACCGCACCACGCTCTATCGCCTGATGGAGAAGCATGGATTCAAGCGGGACGCACTCTCTGGCTCTTCGGAATAA
- a CDS encoding SLBB domain-containing protein translates to MRKGRSAVRMRRLVTTTAASAALLVGILPAVAEAQSPVAGVGSLQRATRADLAARVAQLEQQVSGGSLKGKDADQAKRDIAAIQGRLSAGDFQVGDRFVITARMDSIRADTASVRDSLKVSVLNLPDLSIAGVLRSELDERLNAHVARYVRNVTIRTNVLTRVAVLGAVRTPGFYYASPDRPVSDMVMLAGGPAPQANLDQFEVYRARTRLLGTKESRNAVRGGTTLEQLDIRSGDEFRIPQKRKINWQMVLQLFLILSSLLFALVNFLRWYYDRQE, encoded by the coding sequence ATGCGTAAGGGGCGCTCTGCCGTACGTATGCGTCGCCTGGTGACCACCACGGCCGCAAGCGCGGCCTTGCTGGTTGGAATTCTGCCGGCTGTCGCTGAGGCTCAATCGCCTGTGGCTGGTGTGGGAAGCCTGCAGCGCGCCACGCGTGCCGATTTGGCCGCCCGGGTGGCGCAGCTCGAGCAGCAGGTGTCGGGCGGCTCGTTGAAGGGCAAGGATGCTGACCAGGCGAAGAGAGACATTGCTGCCATCCAGGGGCGGCTCTCCGCTGGTGACTTTCAGGTCGGTGACCGCTTCGTGATTACGGCTCGTATGGATTCGATCCGAGCGGATACGGCGTCGGTGCGGGATAGCCTGAAGGTCAGCGTGCTCAATTTGCCAGATCTGTCGATCGCGGGCGTGCTGCGCTCGGAGCTTGATGAGCGCCTCAACGCGCATGTCGCTCGCTACGTGCGCAATGTGACCATCCGAACCAATGTGCTCACGCGTGTGGCGGTCCTGGGTGCGGTGCGCACGCCCGGATTCTACTATGCCTCGCCTGATCGTCCGGTAAGCGACATGGTGATGCTGGCGGGTGGCCCGGCGCCTCAGGCGAATCTGGATCAGTTCGAGGTGTACCGCGCGCGTACGCGCCTGCTGGGCACGAAGGAGTCCCGCAATGCCGTCCGTGGCGGTACGACACTCGAGCAACTGGATATCCGTTCTGGCGACGAGTTCCGGATCCCCCAGAAGCGGAAGATCAACTGGCAGATGGTCCTGCAACTGTTCCTTATTCTGAGCTCCCTGTTGTTCGCGCTCGTCAACTTCCTGCGGTGGTATTACGACCGACAGGAATGA
- a CDS encoding sensor histidine kinase encodes MSAGTDATPLQQSESGTTPTIDTSVDRINTLIAEGQRVVDEHSLSANDTWLDQHDPSLALLVGFAHDLRSPIGATLLLAERLRAGQFGPVTAQQERQLGLIYESIFGMSALTGDLLDLARHGTSHRRRRDIVFPLSDLWASVRALVQPIAEERGLLLRWAGPRNDHRIGEPEALRRILLNLVTNALKFTVSGSVTVTATVVGAGSDTIQFSVADTGCGLPLDLAEQLRTAPDAFAGINTSAGLGIAMCLTLLRDLGSRLEIRDNSESGLVVQFALRMPAAQR; translated from the coding sequence ATGAGCGCTGGTACCGATGCAACCCCACTTCAGCAGAGCGAATCGGGCACCACTCCGACCATTGATACGAGTGTCGATCGCATCAACACCCTGATTGCAGAGGGGCAACGTGTGGTTGATGAGCACTCGCTGAGCGCCAACGACACGTGGCTCGACCAGCATGATCCCTCGTTGGCGCTTCTCGTTGGTTTTGCACATGACCTGCGCTCTCCAATTGGAGCCACCTTGCTCCTGGCCGAGAGGCTGCGGGCCGGCCAATTCGGACCAGTGACTGCGCAACAGGAACGCCAACTGGGGCTGATATACGAATCGATATTCGGCATGTCAGCGCTCACCGGCGATCTTCTGGACCTGGCAAGACATGGGACTTCGCATCGCCGCCGCCGGGATATCGTCTTTCCGCTATCGGATCTTTGGGCGTCTGTTCGCGCGTTGGTTCAGCCCATTGCGGAAGAGCGTGGATTGCTCCTGCGCTGGGCTGGTCCCAGGAATGATCACCGTATCGGGGAACCAGAGGCGCTGCGTCGCATCCTGCTGAATTTGGTGACGAACGCCCTGAAGTTCACGGTCAGCGGCTCTGTAACGGTCACTGCTACCGTTGTTGGAGCGGGCTCCGATACAATACAGTTCAGTGTCGCCGACACGGGCTGTGGCCTCCCCCTCGATCTAGCGGAGCAACTGCGAACCGCCCCCGACGCTTTCGCTGGCATCAACACAAGCGCCGGACTAGGTATTGCGATGTGCCTCACACTGCTTCGTGATCTCGGAAGCCGTCTTGAGATCCGCGACAATTCCGAGTCTGGGTTGGTCGTCCAGTTTGCACTCCGCATGCCCGCCGCTCAGCGGTAA
- a CDS encoding polysaccharide biosynthesis tyrosine autokinase, with product MSGQQIQSVTPQAVALEPYQEGTPPGDWGGGTAEGAPEPKGPSLRRYLAAVNRFKWLVLVFAILGGAGGYAATRFIEPEYEVQATILLEQGTGVNNGAGRGPIQAAELLQASGWQDLLRSYAIADPVVIGLGLFVTPAVVADSVLFRTFRVDQSRLRPGDYKLTIAGERYVLNLQPGVEVEKGVVGDSIGRPVGFQWQPVAGQFGRRTEVVFNVQTPREASRALIKKLALSLQDGSSFLFLRMNGPDAQRSAATLNAWVEQFVTVATQYKKQNVVQVAGILEGQREYAAQELASAEAALEGFRVRTVTEPSERQTIQPGIEMTNSPVFENYFRDKILADNYRRDREALERILQSGRSGTAITREAVLSVPAVNADPAAENLRRALEERAARELELRRLRETYTDEYQRVKDAQAALVALRDTVVPRSLDAYLGELRLREQTLNSTIEQSSKDLKGIPSRTIEEQRLKRQVEVAARVYESLNMKAAEAKLAEASTIPDVSILDAAVPPLSPTRNTAPMIILGAVGAALALGLLLAIVLDQLDKRFRYPEQATDDLGLFVLGVVPVIGGKGRRNADQAAQVVESFRTIRMNVRYAADPTRPLTMTITSPGPNDGKSLISSNLALSFAESGLRTLLIDGDIRRGELAKTFKIHSRPGLVEYLEGSALLAEVLNPIASHANLTIMPAGVRRKRAPELLATPRLTQLISQMAGEYDVVVVDSPPLGAGYDAFALATATGNMALVMRAGVTDRKMAEAKMATVDTLPIRVMGAILNGIKMTGAYQYYSYYQDYAAEDEQPERLSAGSGSSRPVALSGGVSDA from the coding sequence ATGTCCGGCCAGCAGATCCAGTCCGTAACCCCACAAGCCGTCGCGCTCGAGCCATATCAGGAAGGGACCCCTCCCGGAGACTGGGGAGGTGGTACCGCCGAAGGCGCGCCGGAGCCCAAGGGACCGAGTCTACGCCGCTATCTGGCGGCGGTAAACCGGTTCAAGTGGCTGGTGCTTGTGTTCGCGATTCTGGGTGGGGCCGGCGGCTATGCGGCCACCCGGTTCATCGAACCCGAGTACGAAGTGCAGGCCACCATTCTCCTGGAGCAGGGGACGGGAGTGAACAACGGGGCCGGGCGCGGGCCCATCCAGGCCGCTGAGCTGCTACAGGCCTCGGGATGGCAGGACTTGCTGCGCTCCTATGCCATTGCCGATCCGGTGGTCATCGGCCTCGGGTTGTTTGTCACGCCTGCGGTGGTCGCCGACAGCGTACTGTTCCGCACGTTCCGGGTGGACCAGAGCCGGCTCCGTCCTGGTGACTACAAGCTCACCATCGCTGGTGAGCGCTATGTCCTGAACCTCCAACCTGGTGTGGAGGTCGAGAAGGGCGTGGTGGGCGATTCCATCGGGCGGCCGGTGGGCTTTCAATGGCAGCCGGTGGCTGGCCAGTTTGGTCGTCGCACGGAAGTGGTGTTCAATGTGCAGACGCCCCGAGAAGCGTCACGCGCGCTCATCAAGAAGCTCGCCTTGTCGCTGCAGGATGGATCGTCGTTCCTGTTTCTGCGCATGAATGGGCCTGATGCCCAGCGTAGCGCCGCCACGTTGAATGCCTGGGTGGAACAGTTCGTCACGGTGGCCACCCAGTACAAGAAGCAGAACGTGGTGCAGGTGGCCGGTATTCTGGAAGGGCAGCGCGAGTACGCGGCGCAGGAATTGGCCTCGGCAGAAGCGGCGCTGGAGGGTTTCCGCGTGCGCACGGTGACTGAACCGAGCGAGCGGCAGACGATTCAGCCCGGCATCGAGATGACCAACTCGCCGGTCTTCGAGAATTACTTCCGCGACAAGATCCTGGCGGACAACTATCGCCGTGATCGTGAGGCACTGGAGCGTATTCTGCAAAGCGGGCGCTCTGGCACGGCCATCACGCGTGAGGCGGTGTTGTCCGTACCCGCCGTGAACGCTGATCCGGCAGCAGAGAATCTGCGACGGGCATTGGAAGAGCGAGCGGCGCGTGAGTTGGAGTTGCGCCGTTTGCGCGAGACCTACACCGATGAGTACCAGCGTGTGAAGGATGCGCAGGCCGCACTGGTGGCCCTGCGCGATACGGTGGTACCGCGGTCGCTCGATGCGTACCTCGGTGAACTGCGATTGCGTGAGCAGACGCTCAACAGCACCATCGAACAAAGCAGCAAGGACCTCAAAGGCATTCCGTCGCGCACCATCGAAGAGCAGCGGCTCAAGCGACAGGTGGAAGTGGCGGCTCGTGTCTATGAGAGCCTCAATATGAAGGCGGCTGAGGCTAAGCTTGCCGAAGCCTCTACCATCCCCGACGTCAGTATCCTCGACGCGGCCGTTCCTCCGCTGTCTCCCACGCGGAACACGGCCCCGATGATCATCCTCGGCGCGGTTGGTGCCGCGCTGGCGCTCGGTCTTCTGCTCGCCATTGTGCTCGATCAGCTCGACAAGCGCTTCCGGTATCCCGAGCAGGCCACCGACGATCTTGGGTTGTTCGTGTTGGGTGTGGTGCCGGTGATCGGAGGAAAGGGTCGTCGTAACGCAGATCAGGCCGCGCAGGTGGTCGAATCATTCCGCACCATTCGGATGAATGTGCGGTATGCGGCCGATCCGACCCGTCCGCTGACGATGACCATCACCAGCCCGGGGCCGAATGATGGCAAGAGTCTCATCTCATCCAACCTGGCATTGAGCTTCGCTGAGTCGGGGCTGCGTACCTTGCTCATCGATGGTGATATCCGACGTGGTGAGCTGGCCAAGACCTTCAAGATTCATTCGCGGCCTGGTTTGGTGGAATATCTGGAAGGAAGCGCGCTGCTGGCGGAGGTGCTGAATCCGATCGCATCGCATGCAAACCTCACCATCATGCCGGCTGGTGTGCGCCGGAAGCGCGCGCCGGAGTTGTTGGCTACGCCGAGGCTGACGCAGTTGATCAGCCAGATGGCCGGCGAATACGACGTCGTGGTGGTCGACTCTCCGCCATTGGGCGCGGGATACGACGCGTTCGCTTTGGCCACGGCCACCGGGAACATGGCGCTGGTGATGCGCGCTGGCGTGACCGATCGCAAGATGGCAGAGGCGAAGATGGCTACGGTGGACACACTGCCGATTCGTGTCATGGGCGCCATTCTCAACGGAATCAAGATGACGGGTGCATACCAGTACTACTCGTACTATCAGGACTACGCGGCTGAAGATGAGCAGCCGGAGCGACTGTCCGCAGGATCGGGGAGTTCCCGTCCAGTTGCACTGTCTGGAGGGGTGAGCGATGCGTAA
- a CDS encoding M66 family metalloprotease: MTGAEGTWQPAVSDQTIAIENTGRPQSIIIVFDLLLRRALLIIDVAGLPAGANANVNAVGPGNNSFAIVRTDSLNNAELGDWFVNAEPVVVGGKMYLPTPATQMRSVRAREAVRIAVRYQVSTGSLAVAVLGLPAGTNGNVTVSGPNGFTRSLTGTTTLTDLDVGTYQVTAAPVTPGGISYAPTPSTTSVQVTTSAVAAGATISYAATAAPTGSLAVNLSGLPAGQAGQVTITGPNNYSRVITATSAIAGLTPGSYTVTAARVRGAAGTYNGSPASQVLNVLSAQSASAAVSYAALPAVVQLPVSGLPAGTNASVSLTAPSGATTSHTSSTVISNAAAGRWRLTASAVVVGGFTYAPSPASYDQTVLAGDTLEFPVSYALSTGAIAVTIGGLPAGVTGTVTVTGPNGFSRQLQTTTTLTGLTPGNYTIAAPSVSAGGLTYLPSPASRTVTVSASLVAQAASVTYASQSGSVALTVTGLPAGAAADLTLTGPNGYSETLSAGGTIGSVPPGTYTLTVGTVRTALGTYAAAQATRSVTVTANATASQTVAYAALPASVVVPVAGLPAGTNPSFALISPSGVTSQLTTAYSNNSAATGRWRVTANAVQSGGHGYAASPASYDKTVLAGDTLEMPVTYSLSTGAIAVSVGGLPVGNNAAVTITGPNSYSRSVSATETVTNLAPGTYTVSAASVVVSGTSYTPSPATRQVTVSASLVAQAAAVTYASQSGSLALTVSGLPTGAVGDMTLTGPNSYSRAFTATSTISGLAAGSYTLTVRNVRTAAGTYAATPLSRAVTITTGGTSSQTVAYAALPAVVSVPVTGVPGGSTPSITLTSPTGATTTVTATTTISAAAAGRWRLAASVLSSGGNNYSPSPASYDQTVLAGDTLEFPVAFALSSGGIAVSATGLPAGVNANVTVTGPSSFTRALLGTLTLTSLVPGSYTVTAAAVTSGGITYNPTPTSRALTVTASAVAQAASVVYAAQIGRLTINASGLPTGAAPVFTLSGTASRSVTGARTVDSLAPGNYTVTAASVTVNGTTYAPSTTSAAATVSAGGTATTSFTYAAQGSRPENQPESGGGGGGNVTNLSIENVYVTQATQNWEGTAPIVIGREALARVFVKAAATNTVRPDVRLRIYANGSLVSTVTIPATASAVPTTISEGTMSASWNVVIPAANVRAGMQVLADVDPNNALGESDRTDNTWPRGGTLKAVTTVNPAVLEVKFVPVTVAGLTGNVSESNKASWLEMVKLIHPVRDVQASVRATFVSNAPALQSNNGNGAWLTVLNEINVLRALDGNMTAHYYGVVKTNYSSGSAGFGNQPGKAAVGWDEASTYQRIFAHEIGHNFGLGHAPCGVSGSAAYPYAGGVIGAWGWNAKTNTLVAPTVTDVMGYCSSQWVSDWTWSRVAQWRGTAGRVISAATSEGMLIWGRSENGVVTLEPAFAVSARGTPESSSATHEADLYDEYGSLVASHSFAMESIDHAAGDQQFAVVVPLSEAQRERVVRIVVRSTRSPMVLAAQRSARSALAAVRDSSGQQLSDARTLSRMESIGSGRRRVNWNQSTFRMGMVRDRNTGEVLSFLRRSGDEFRADGRSVEIVFSDGTRSVVERD; encoded by the coding sequence GTGACAGGCGCCGAGGGCACCTGGCAGCCTGCGGTGTCCGATCAGACGATCGCCATCGAGAACACCGGACGACCGCAATCGATCATCATTGTGTTCGATCTGTTGTTGCGCCGCGCGCTGCTGATCATCGATGTCGCCGGTCTCCCCGCTGGCGCAAACGCCAACGTCAACGCGGTCGGCCCTGGCAACAATAGCTTTGCCATTGTGCGCACCGATTCGCTGAACAACGCCGAACTCGGTGACTGGTTCGTGAACGCGGAGCCCGTGGTGGTGGGCGGCAAGATGTACCTGCCCACACCTGCCACGCAGATGCGCAGTGTGCGTGCGCGTGAGGCGGTGCGCATCGCGGTGCGGTATCAGGTGTCCACCGGCAGTCTGGCCGTGGCAGTCCTGGGGTTGCCGGCCGGCACCAACGGCAACGTGACGGTCTCCGGCCCCAATGGCTTCACCCGGTCACTGACCGGCACAACGACGCTCACCGATCTGGATGTCGGGACCTATCAGGTCACAGCCGCTCCGGTAACACCGGGCGGCATTTCGTATGCGCCCACGCCCAGCACCACTTCGGTGCAGGTCACCACCTCCGCGGTCGCCGCGGGCGCCACGATCTCGTACGCCGCCACGGCAGCGCCGACAGGATCGCTGGCCGTGAATCTGTCTGGACTGCCGGCTGGTCAGGCTGGTCAGGTGACGATCACCGGTCCCAACAACTACAGCCGCGTCATCACGGCGACCAGCGCGATTGCCGGCCTGACGCCGGGTTCCTATACGGTGACGGCAGCCCGGGTTCGTGGTGCCGCCGGCACGTACAATGGATCGCCGGCCTCGCAGGTACTCAACGTGCTGTCGGCGCAGTCTGCGTCTGCGGCGGTCAGCTACGCGGCGCTGCCGGCCGTCGTTCAACTGCCCGTGTCAGGATTGCCTGCCGGTACCAATGCCTCGGTATCGCTGACCGCTCCATCGGGCGCGACCACGAGCCACACCAGCTCGACGGTCATCAGCAACGCAGCGGCCGGCCGCTGGCGTCTCACCGCCTCGGCAGTGGTGGTGGGTGGCTTCACCTATGCCCCCAGCCCCGCCAGCTACGACCAGACCGTGTTGGCCGGTGACACCCTGGAGTTCCCGGTCAGCTACGCGCTCTCCACGGGCGCCATCGCCGTCACCATCGGCGGCCTACCGGCAGGTGTCACGGGCACCGTGACGGTCACAGGCCCGAATGGCTTCAGCCGCCAGTTGCAGACAACCACGACGCTCACTGGCCTCACGCCAGGCAACTACACCATCGCCGCGCCAAGCGTGTCGGCGGGTGGCCTCACCTACCTGCCCTCACCGGCCAGCCGTACGGTCACGGTGTCGGCGTCACTGGTCGCGCAGGCCGCGTCGGTGACCTATGCATCACAGAGTGGTTCGGTCGCGCTGACGGTCACGGGGCTTCCGGCGGGCGCTGCGGCGGACCTCACGTTGACGGGCCCCAACGGCTACTCCGAAACACTTTCTGCGGGTGGTACGATCGGCTCGGTGCCGCCGGGCACCTATACACTCACGGTCGGCACTGTGCGTACGGCCCTGGGCACGTATGCCGCCGCACAGGCTACGCGGTCGGTCACGGTCACGGCCAATGCCACGGCATCGCAGACGGTGGCGTATGCCGCCCTGCCCGCCAGCGTGGTGGTGCCAGTTGCAGGGCTGCCAGCGGGCACGAATCCCAGCTTCGCGCTGATCTCGCCGAGTGGCGTCACGTCGCAGCTCACCACCGCATACAGCAACAACAGCGCGGCCACCGGTCGCTGGCGTGTGACGGCCAACGCGGTGCAGTCGGGTGGCCATGGGTACGCCGCCTCGCCGGCTTCGTACGACAAGACCGTCCTGGCAGGTGATACGCTCGAGATGCCCGTCACCTACAGCCTGAGCACGGGCGCCATTGCCGTCTCGGTGGGTGGTCTGCCCGTGGGCAACAATGCGGCCGTCACGATCACGGGCCCCAACAGCTACTCGCGTAGCGTTTCGGCCACCGAAACCGTCACGAATCTCGCGCCGGGCACCTACACCGTCTCTGCCGCATCGGTGGTCGTCAGCGGTACGTCCTATACGCCGTCGCCGGCGACACGTCAGGTGACCGTCTCTGCCTCTCTGGTGGCCCAGGCGGCGGCCGTGACCTACGCGTCGCAGTCCGGCTCTCTGGCCCTGACCGTGTCCGGCCTTCCGACCGGCGCCGTGGGCGACATGACGCTCACGGGACCGAACAGCTACTCACGCGCTTTCACGGCCACCAGCACCATCAGCGGACTCGCGGCCGGCAGCTACACGCTGACCGTGCGCAATGTCCGTACTGCGGCGGGAACCTACGCCGCCACGCCGTTGTCGCGTGCGGTGACGATCACGACGGGCGGCACCAGCTCACAGACCGTCGCCTACGCCGCATTGCCGGCCGTGGTCTCCGTGCCGGTCACCGGCGTGCCGGGCGGCAGCACGCCGTCCATCACGCTCACCTCACCGACCGGTGCCACCACCACGGTCACGGCGACCACCACGATTTCGGCCGCGGCGGCCGGTCGCTGGCGTCTCGCCGCCTCGGTGCTCTCGAGCGGTGGCAACAACTACAGTCCCTCGCCGGCGTCGTATGATCAGACGGTCCTGGCTGGTGATACACTGGAGTTCCCGGTGGCCTTTGCGCTCTCGAGCGGTGGTATCGCCGTCTCGGCCACGGGTCTGCCGGCCGGTGTGAACGCCAACGTGACGGTCACGGGTCCGAGCAGCTTCACCCGCGCGCTTCTTGGCACGCTGACCCTCACCAGCCTCGTGCCGGGCAGCTATACCGTCACCGCCGCGGCCGTGACATCGGGTGGCATCACGTACAATCCCACGCCCACCTCACGCGCGCTCACGGTGACCGCTTCCGCGGTCGCGCAGGCCGCCTCGGTGGTGTACGCCGCGCAGATTGGTCGCCTGACGATCAACGCCAGTGGTTTGCCGACAGGCGCCGCGCCGGTGTTCACCCTCTCCGGTACGGCATCGCGCTCGGTGACGGGCGCGCGCACCGTGGATTCGCTGGCCCCGGGCAACTACACGGTGACCGCCGCAAGCGTCACGGTGAACGGCACCACGTACGCCCCGTCGACCACGTCCGCCGCGGCCACCGTGTCGGCGGGTGGCACGGCAACGACCAGCTTCACCTACGCGGCACAGGGCAGTCGTCCCGAGAACCAGCCGGAAAGCGGCGGTGGTGGTGGTGGCAACGTCACCAACCTCTCGATCGAGAACGTGTACGTCACGCAGGCCACGCAGAATTGGGAAGGCACCGCACCCATTGTCATTGGTCGTGAGGCCCTGGCCCGTGTGTTCGTGAAGGCGGCGGCCACCAACACCGTGCGCCCGGATGTGCGACTCCGCATCTACGCCAACGGCTCGCTGGTGTCGACGGTGACCATTCCGGCGACGGCTTCGGCGGTCCCGACGACCATCAGTGAAGGCACGATGTCGGCGAGCTGGAATGTGGTCATCCCCGCCGCCAACGTGCGCGCGGGCATGCAGGTGTTGGCCGATGTCGACCCGAACAACGCACTGGGCGAGAGCGATCGCACCGACAACACCTGGCCGCGCGGTGGCACGCTGAAGGCGGTGACCACCGTCAATCCGGCAGTCCTCGAGGTCAAGTTCGTGCCGGTGACCGTGGCGGGCCTGACCGGCAACGTCTCGGAGTCGAACAAGGCCAGCTGGCTGGAAATGGTGAAGCTCATCCACCCCGTGCGCGACGTGCAGGCCTCGGTCCGCGCGACATTTGTCTCCAACGCGCCGGCGCTGCAATCGAACAACGGCAACGGCGCGTGGCTCACGGTCCTGAACGAGATCAACGTATTGCGGGCGCTCGATGGCAACATGACTGCGCACTACTACGGTGTGGTCAAGACCAACTACTCCTCCGGCTCCGCAGGTTTTGGAAACCAGCCGGGCAAGGCCGCGGTAGGCTGGGACGAAGCGTCGACGTATCAGCGCATCTTTGCCCACGAGATTGGCCACAACTTCGGTCTGGGCCATGCCCCCTGCGGCGTGAGCGGCTCGGCGGCCTATCCCTATGCGGGTGGTGTCATTGGGGCCTGGGGCTGGAACGCGAAGACCAATACCCTGGTCGCCCCGACGGTCACCGACGTGATGGGCTACTGCTCCTCGCAGTGGGTCAGCGACTGGACCTGGAGCCGAGTGGCGCAGTGGCGCGGCACGGCAGGCCGAGTGATCAGCGCGGCCACTTCGGAAGGCATGCTCATCTGGGGCCGCTCCGAGAACGGTGTCGTGACGCTCGAACCGGCCTTTGCGGTGTCGGCACGTGGCACGCCGGAATCGTCCTCCGCTACACATGAGGCCGATCTCTATGATGAGTATGGCAGCCTGGTCGCCAGCCACAGCTTTGCGATGGAATCCATTGACCATGCGGCAGGTGACCAGCAGTTCGCCGTCGTGGTGCCGTTGAGCGAGGCCCAGCGGGAGCGGGTGGTACGTATCGTGGTGCGGTCGACCCGGTCGCCGATGGTGCTGGCGGCTCAGCGCAGTGCCCGGAGCGCGCTGGCGGCGGTTCGGGACTCCAGTGGCCAGCAGCTTTCGGACGCCCGCACACTGTCCCGGATGGAGAGCATCGGGAGCGGACGCCGCCGGGTGAACTGGAATCAGAGCACCTTCCGGATGGGCATGGTGCGTGACCGCAACACCGGCGAAGTTTTGAGCTTTCTGCGGCGTTCCGGCGACGAATTCCGGGCCGATGGACGGTCGGTGGAGATCGTGTTTTCAGACGGAACACGGAGCGTAGTCGAGCGCGACTGA